The Streptomyces halobius genomic interval CAGCATGCCGCCCATGGACATGCCGAGGTGGGCCCGGCCGATGCCGAGTCCGTCCAGGGCGGCGATCACGTCATCGGCGAGATCGGCGAGGCGGTAGGGCTGATCGGGGGCACCTCCCGTCCGAAGGGTGGGGGAGAGCGACCAGGTGGAACGGCCGGTGTCCCGGTGGTCGTAACGGATCACCCGGTGGCGGGTGGCGAGCGCTTCGATCAGCGGCTCGGGCCAGCCGAGGCCGGACGCCTGGGCGCCCATGATCAGCAGCAGTGGGGGCGCATCGGCCGGGCCGTGCTGTTCGGTCCGGAGACGGACACCGGGGGCGGCTTCGACGAACTGGCGCATGGGGGTCCTCCGGGGGCCGTGGGTGGTGAACGGCGGTCCGGGGAAACGCGGTGAACGACGGTTCTGGGAAATGCAGGCGGGGTTGCGCGCGTAGGTGTGCGCTGGCGCGTGCCCCAGTGTGTAACGAGACGTATCGTCTCGCCATTCCTGGATGACGTCACCGCGGGGAGGTGGGGGAGGGGAGGGCGTGAAGATCGTAGGCTTACTTTGCAGTAAAGGGGCGGGGAAGAAGGGCGTTTGGCGTGGGTGCTGTGAAGAGCAAGCGGGTGCCGCGGGCGGTGCGGGAGCAGCAGATGATGGACGCCGCGGTGCTGACGTTCGCGCGGCGCGGCTATCGGGCCGCTTCGATGGACGAGATCGCCGAAGTGGCCGGTGTCTCCAAGCCGTTGGTCTATCTCTATTTGAACTCGAAGGACGAGCTGTTCAGCGCGGTCATCCGGCGGGAGTCGGAGGCGCTGGTGGCCGCCGTGACGGCGGCCGTCGAGCCGGGGGCGCCGGCCGACCGACAGCTGTGGAGCGGGCTGAAGGGATTCTTCGCGCACACCACGGAGAATCCCGACGGGTGGGCGGTGCTGCACCAGCAGGCGCGGACGCAGGGGGAGCCGTTCGCCCGCGAAGTGGCCGCGATGCGGGCGGAGATCATGACCTTCGTGACGGCGCTGATCGGCGCGGCCGCCAAAGAGGCGGGCTGCGACGGCGAGCTGGCCGACCGCGAGGTGTCAGCGCTGGCGCACGCACTGGTCGG includes:
- a CDS encoding TetR/AcrR family transcriptional regulator, encoding MGAVKSKRVPRAVREQQMMDAAVLTFARRGYRAASMDEIAEVAGVSKPLVYLYLNSKDELFSAVIRRESEALVAAVTAAVEPGAPADRQLWSGLKGFFAHTTENPDGWAVLHQQARTQGEPFAREVAAMRAEIMTFVTALIGAAAKEAGCDGELADREVSALAHALVGAAESLAEWVNTGTDEGTSGERERPAPRDTAATLMNFAWAGLGRLIGGGRWSPEG